From the Leptolyngbya sp. O-77 genome, one window contains:
- a CDS encoding acyloxyacyl hydrolase, giving the protein MSALSQEASPQDDISPASIPALTESSPSALPPAASTEFLLPPDSTDVIAESPMPLTSYQAADLLNMAALLPSELAATADYPPESDANERAIAQAEPAPPSAPERFGAVGQNYWYVQAGPSISFDPDDDGFAAFGLAGAGITDFFAHGHSINLELNKLKFIQPGDDAVGLNLGLILRWHFVREDTWSLYVDGGAGFLVTSEDVPAEGGSQFNFTPQVGGGATFRMRDQEHLMVGLRWHHISNAELYPPNPGRDSILLYVGYMWPR; this is encoded by the coding sequence ATGTCAGCCCTTTCCCAGGAGGCATCACCCCAAGACGATATTTCCCCAGCTTCTATCCCCGCATTGACTGAATCTTCTCCATCTGCGTTGCCGCCCGCCGCATCGACGGAATTCTTGCTTCCACCAGATTCAACTGATGTGATTGCGGAGAGTCCAATGCCGCTTACGTCTTACCAGGCGGCGGATTTGCTGAATATGGCAGCGCTGTTGCCATCCGAATTGGCTGCTACTGCCGACTATCCACCGGAGTCAGATGCAAACGAGAGGGCGATCGCCCAAGCTGAGCCAGCCCCACCATCCGCCCCGGAACGCTTTGGAGCCGTTGGGCAAAATTACTGGTACGTGCAGGCGGGGCCGTCCATTTCCTTCGATCCAGATGATGACGGCTTTGCAGCGTTTGGGCTGGCGGGCGCAGGCATTACGGACTTCTTTGCCCACGGGCACAGCATTAACCTGGAATTGAATAAGCTCAAGTTCATTCAGCCAGGAGATGATGCGGTGGGTCTGAATCTTGGGCTGATCCTGCGCTGGCACTTTGTACGAGAAGACACCTGGTCACTGTATGTGGATGGCGGCGCAGGGTTTCTAGTCACCAGTGAAGATGTGCCCGCAGAGGGTGGATCGCAGTTCAACTTCACGCCCCAGGTCGGTGGCGGTGCAACCTTCCGAATGCGAGACCAGGAACACCTCATGGTAGGGCTGCGCTGGCACCACATTTCCAACGCCGAGCTATACCCACCAAACCCTGGCCGCGACAGCATTCTACTCTACGTCGGCTATATGTGGCCGCGCTGA